Proteins from one Anopheles nili chromosome 2, idAnoNiliSN_F5_01, whole genome shotgun sequence genomic window:
- the LOC128731862 gene encoding zinc finger protein 43-like, whose product MPMPIPNELTVYTYNNNTTLLCLNNSDDLRLLFYAEFKINILPIIRHNVGLEITEDDGYSKMICSQCITKLKTIKEYIKLFHESDRKLRDTIIAKTNIETSDNVSIRDGQKLKKEHEHVPQLHSFKCYICNSASLGSRKNLIEHLATHVDKVPYTCRLCVMDTVVLTRVRTLNTHMKMHEQPVKCDYCDRRYSNTAGKYYHTQTYHLGGGAPCTVSCEICGKQYGLEVSLKQHLKYHTTILKCRVCDKVFNHPNKRRNHELTHNETKGYECVVCKKVLQTIESYDVHLKKHTQERSYTCSLCPKKFNTSFNLILHLKVHAKNYNYRPARSWVEHYTILSRNPMQYKCKYCERYSTDKVKNMISHLQAHFKEYKCENCDRSFATAKQLRAHYTTHTGEKSEICQHCGKCFSTKNNLRIHLKSHNHEVVTLVDQHFASVDKVSSPQSCSNSSVNKK is encoded by the exons ATGCCGATGCCAATTCCGAATGAGCTAACCGTTTATACTTataacaacaacacaacatt ATTGTGTTTGAATAATTCTGATGATCTAAGATTGCTGTTTTATGCagagtttaaaataaatattttgccCATCATACGACACAACGTCGGATTAGAA ATCACGGAAGACGATGGATATTCTAAAATGATATGCTCACAATGTATCACAAAACTCAAAACCATTAAAGAATATATCAAACTATTTCATGAATCTGACCGAAAACTTCGAGATACGATCATCgcgaaaacaaatattgaaacTTCTGATAATGTGTCAATTCGAGATGG GCAAAAGCTAAAAAAGGAGCATGAACATGTTCCACAGTTACATAGTTTCAAATGTTACATTTGCAACAGTGCTTCGCTGGGGTCTCGAAAGAATTTGATAGAGCATTTAGCTACACACGTGGATAAAGTGCCGTACACCTGCCGCCTTTGCGTCATGGATACGGTTGTTTTAACACGCGTACGAACCTTGAATACTCACATGAAAATGCATGAACAACCGGTTAAATGTGATTATTGCGATCGTCGCTATAGTAACACCGCTGGAAAATATTATCATACACAAACATACCATCTCGGTGGTGGAGCTCCATGTACAGTATCATGTGAAATATGTGGCAAGCAATATGGCTTAGAGGTATCTTTGAAACAGCACTTAAAATATCACACGACCATATTGAAGTGTCGTGTATGTGATAAGGTGTTCAATCACCCGAATAAAAGACGCAACCATGAACTTACGCACAATGAAACCAAGGGCTATGAGTGTGTTGTTTGTAAGAAGGTACTGCAAACGATCGAATCATACGATGTGCATcttaaaaaacacactcaagAACGCAGCTATACATGTTCTCTCTGTCCAAAGAAATTCAATACCTCGTTCAATCTCATCTTGCATTTAAAGGTACATGCCAAGAATTATAATTACCGCCCAGCCCGATCATGGGTAGAACACTACACAATACTAAGTCGCAATCCTATGCAATACAAGTGCAAGTATTGCGAGCGATACAGCACCGATAAGGTAAAGAATATGATCTCTCATTTGCAAGCTCACTTCAAAGAGTACAAATGCGAAAattgcgatcgatcgttcgctaCCGCTAAACAATTACGTGCGCACTACACTACACACACGGGCGAAAAGTCCGAAATATGTCAACactgtggaaaatgtttttcaactaaaaataatttacgtATTCATTTAAAGTCTCATAATCATGAAGTTGTTACACTAGTTGATCAACACTTTGCCTCAGTAGATAAGGTTTCTTCTCCCCAATCCTGCAGTAATTCTtctgtaaataaaaaataa
- the LOC128731538 gene encoding DNA-dependent metalloprotease SPRTN-like — protein MGKDHDLNCTQNIVHPEWEILDPTPDIYALFPLFDRKFFQERLSCVQLEWSKKMYNCAGICYQRSNRLGKSCIIRLSEPLLKLRTRKNLIETLLHEMIHAYCFVLGIREGNGGHGPTFKKIMNGINKIAGTNITVYHTFHDEVNLYKTHWWKCNGPCQHKPPFYGVVKRTSNRKPGTYDFWWQEHQRTCGGEFIKVKEPSPKRKLPRSKNKENVMGSQSSNQERSQDSKKTTSTKQQKNVISNYFNNSSSENEGTAVLPTARTVPPKNKTYTPAAKPNFGGGTLVIQKPPAAKASAVTPKSEIPTAPAHSLLRGNLPNVKQLRDLASDEHNCPTQPLFSGRAFVLGSGSSGNSGERRSRLLDKFPDTSSRPSASKKRRVEQLPSTSSNRELEAVMLSDDSDYIFDEIDLKEVEKTVANIKKERQDAIKKEIIESSLNEENDEIFLIDDDFDDELADEELSSIDDSILDRSVIDDLFNDRDDLMDDFNRTNARITIENSDDEIVSCPICLQKMSRAKSSDHFEVCFAQTETKTSGTSVQLVASSDLSQPSTSKGTPVSKKKTAASDVVTAQQQLLRSCGYGEDEISKVLEDTTSQDIAAPNMATLKQNVLRECGYTETDIIRALDDGSDDDDVQLVSIDDYCSCPICSKVVSMSSINQHLDQCVTK, from the exons ATGGGGAAAGATCACGATTTAAATTGTACCCAAAATATTGTACATCCAGAATGGGAAATATTAGACCCGACACCCGATATTTATGCGCTTTTCCCGCTATTCGATCGAAAATTTTTTCAAGAAAGATTGTCGTGTGTCCAACTGGAGTGgagtaaaaaaatgtacaattgTGCCGGAATTTGTTACCAACGTTCGAACCGTTTGGGTAAGAGCTGTATTATAAGACTTAGTGAACCGTTACTAAAACTACGGACTCGAAagaatttgattgaaacactCCTTCATGAAATGATTCACGCGTACTGCTTTGTACTTGGAATTCGTGAAGGAAATGGAGGACATGGTCCAACGTTCAAAAAAATTATGAATGGAATCAACAAAATTGCAGGCACAAACATAACG GTATATCATACTTTTCATGATGAAGTAAATCTTTACAAAACGCATTGGTGGAAATGTAACGGACCATGCCAACATAAGCCCCCTTTTTATGGGGTAGTGAAACGTACTAGCAATCGAAAACCAGGTACATATGACTTTTGGTGGCAAGAACATCAGCGCACATGTGGAGGTGAATTTATAAAGGTGAAGGAACCCTCCCCCAAAAGGAAATTACCCagaagtaaaaataaagaaaacgtAATGGGGTCTCAGTCTTCTAATCAAGAGCGCTCTCAGGATAGCAAGAAAACTACCTCTACCAAGCAACagaaaaatgtgatttcaaactATTTCAACAATTCCTCCAGTGAAAACGAAGGAACGGCAGTTTTGCCCACTGCACGTACCGTTCcgccaaaaaataaaacgtataCTCCCGCAGCCAAACCTAATTTCGGTGGTGGTACATTAGTAATTCAAAAACCTCCTGCAGCAAAAGCATCTGCCGTGACACCAAAATCTGAAATCCCTACAGCACCGGCTCATTCACTCTTAAGAGGCAATCTGCCGAACGTTAAACAGCTTAGAGATTTAGCCAGTGACGAACATAATTGTCCAACACAGCCTCTGTTTTCTGGAAGGGCCTTTGTTTTAGGATCTGGATCCTCTGGAAACTCTGGAGAAAGAAGAAGTCGACTATTAGACAAATTTCCTGATACTAGTTCACGCCCGTCGGCTTCAAAAAAACGCCGTGTGGAACAGCTACCTAGTACCAGCTCGAATCGTGAGCTAGAAGCAGTAATGCTTTCGGATGACTCGGATTACATATTTGACGAGATTGATTTGAAAGAGGTGGAAAAAACTGTTGCtaatattaaaaaagaaaggcaGGATGCGATTAAGAAAGAAATTATTGAATCATCCCTCAACGAAGagaatgatgaaatatttttaattgatgatgattttgatGATGAACTAGCTGATGAAGAGCTTTCTTCAATCGATGATTCTATTCTGGATCGGTCAGTAATTGATGATTTGTTCAATGATAGAGACGATTTAATGGATGATTTCAATCGAACTAACGCGAGGATAACGATAGAGAATTCCGACGATGAAATCGTCTCTTGTCCGATATGCTTGCAAAAAATGTCCCGTGCCAAAAGCAGTGACCATTTCGAAGTATGCTTCGCACAAACTGAAACGAAAACCAGTGGTACTAGTGTTCAATTAGTAGCGTCCAGCGACCTGAGCCAACCATCTACGTCCAAAGGTACACCAGTATCCAAGAAAAAAACTGCTGCTTCAGATGTCGTGACGGCTCAGCAACAACTTCTGCGAAGTTGTGGCTACGGAGAAGATGAGATATCAAAGGTGTTGGAGGATACTACTTCACAGGACATTGCTGCTCCAAACATGGCAACACTTAAGCAAAACGTTTTACGGGAGTGTGGTTATACGGAAACCGACATCATACGAGCACTTGATGATGGTTCGGACGACGATGATGTCCAGCTTGTTTCTATAGATGACTACTGTTCGTGTCCAATATGTAGTAAAGTAGTATCTATGAGTTCAATCAATCAACATCTCGATCAATGCGTAACTAAATAA
- the LOC128731852 gene encoding zinc finger protein 59-like codes for MAADAQQHRWYLENTAKVCFFPKCIPKHRDFVVFPFSRTKEFENWWIKSGWVNVIRLESLPSKILICEEHFEKDLINRRYKVPRLALGALPTRNVECPTTKRKIPIKNPTNELFLHRVFCRLCGQMQAAKLDEDMSLLKQLDKIFHHQLQLSDSEMLPLGVCSTCKETANIIQTFWNECSEAQEKLKTIFNDDHLIDIPNPPQANDANQNSFDDSFMSFREEDDHMYLNKQDYSAECEEIEIDTTASQQLDEEHFGDEYVYESYCEELPNQSCITDACDQIEMTSDENQLIQENYAIEYVDESSSQELPTETFFTGKAESTDKGLEKKSSKQEAHICEVCGKTLKTLHRLRSHLNIHSTIREHQCNICGHKFKARRALMEHIESKHERKLFPCKICGVKYRWQKGLQRHMSSHKGMALKHSCKVCGKSFSVPHKLKHHMMLHTGDRIECDLCGKGYRFNYMLTQHKIRVHNMVIEGVKLYTTAKQRKNADRKK; via the exons ATGGCAGCCGATGCCCAGCAACATAGGTGGTACCTAGAAAATACGGCAaaagtttgctttttccccAAGTGCATACCAAAGCATCGAGATTTTGTAGTGTTCCCTTTCAGCCGTACGAAGGAATTTGAAAACTGGTGGATCAAATCTGGATGGGTCAATGTGATACGACTGGAAAGTTTACCGTCTAAAATCCTAATTTGCGAGGAGCACTTCGAGAAGGATCTCATCAACAGACGGTACAAAGTACCGAGATTAGCACTAGGAGCCTTACCAACACGCAACGTTGAATGTccaacaacaaaacgcaagATTCCAATAAAAAATCCAACTAACGAGCTTTTCCTGCACAGAGTGTTTTGTCGACTGTGTGGCCAAATGCAGGCAGCAAAGCTCGATGAAGATATGTCACTATTAAAACAATTGGAtaaaatttttcatcaccaacTGCAACTTTCCGATTCCGAGATGCTACCATTAGGAGTTTGCAGTACATGCAAGGAAACAGCAAATATTATACAAACGTTCTGGAATGAATGCAGTGAAGCGCAAGAGAAAttgaaaactatttttaatGACGATCACTTAATAGACATTCCTAACCCTCCACAAGCGAACGATGCCAATCAAAACAGCTTTGACGATTCTTTCATGAGTTTTAGAGAGGAAGACGATCATATGTATTTAAATAAACAAGATTATTCGGCAGAATGTgaggaaattgaaattgatactACCGCATCCCAACAGTTAGACGAGGAACATTTTGGAGATGAATATGTGTACGAATCTTACTGTGAGGAATTGCCAAACCAATCCTGTATTACTGATGCATGCGATCAGATTGAGATGACGTCtgatgaaaatcaattaattcaGGAAAACTACGCAATCGAGTATGTTGATGAGTCTTCATCTCAAGAACTTCCAACGGAAACATTCTTCACAGGCAAAGCAGAAAGTACTGACAAAGGGTTagagaaaaaatcatccaaacaGGAAGCACATATATGTGAAGTATGTGGTAAAACACTCAAGACACTGCATCGGCTAAGATCTCATTTAAATATACACAGTACAATACGTGAGCATCAGTGCAATATATGTGGCCATAAATTTAAAGCTCGCCGTGCACTAATGGAGCATATTGAATCGAAGCATGAGCGCAAACTCTTTCCTTGCAAAATTTGTGGTGTAAAGTATCGCTGGCAAAAAGGGCTACAACGGCACATGTCTAGCCACAAGGGAATGGCTCTGAAACACAGCTGCAAAGTATGCGGCAAGAGTTTTTCGGTCCCGCATAAACTGAAGCATCATATGATGTTGCACACTGGAGATCGAATCGAATGTGACCTTTGCGGTAAAGGATATAG ATTTAATTATATGTTGACACAGCATAAAATTCGAGTGCATAATATGGTAATAGAAGGAGTGAAATTGTATACAACCGctaagcaaaggaaaaacgcagatcgtaaaaaatag